GCCATAAGGATCGCATACCCCGCACCAAAGCCAGATATATTCATAAGAATGCCGTAGGCAATCCCTAGAAACAAAAATCCAGCTAGTATGGGAAGTGTGGAAGGGAAAGCTGATTTAAAGGCCAATTGAAGCTTGCTTCTGTGTATCATGTTTGCTACATCTCCTTGATAAGATTACTTTTCTTCGATAGTTTAGCAATACAAATCCATACAATCAATGTTATAATTGTATGGATTACAATATTGTGAGGTGTGCTATGCCATTTAATTCGTTTGAACATTATCCGATGTCGTGGAAACCTGACAAGGATCGATTGCAACGACCGCTTTATCGCTCTCTCGCCCTATTGCTGGAACATGACATCAGACATGGATTTTTGGCTCCGGGTACAAAACTTCCCCCTCAGCGGGAGCTGGCCGACTTTTTGGATGTGAACTTCACAACGATTACACGCGCATACAAGCTTTGCGAACTTAAAGGTTTAATTCATGGCGTGACCGGAAGCGGTACTTTTGTTTCAGCCAACGCGGCTCAGTCGGTCACCATTTCAAAAGATCCATCTTCGAACGTATATATTGATCTTGGCTTTGTTGCCTCATTTGAGCAAACCAATGATCTGGTTACTGAAACCGTAAAACATGTGGTGGAGAAAAGTTATCTGGAGCAGCTATTGAATTACAATGATCCTGCAGGTATCCCGCATCAGAAACTGGCTGCACTCAATTGGATGAAGGCTTTCGGCATCCAGGCCGATACTGAACATATGGCCATCGTTTCGGGAGCGCAAAATGCATTAGCTATTACACTCTTTGCACTGTTTGAGCCCGGGAATCGAATTGCGGTTGATCTGTATACGTATGCCAATTTTATTGAAGTCTCCAAAATGCTTCGTATCAAACTAGTTCCTATTCCAGGTGATGAGTATGGGATGTTACCTGAATCTTTGGAAGACCAATGTTCTCAATCGAATGTACATGGTGTGTTTTTGATGCCTTCCTGCGCTAATCCTACGGCCATTATGATTCCGGAAAAGCGAAAAAAAGAATTAGCTCAGGTCATTCAAAAACATCGTTTGATCCTGATTGAGGACGACATTCATGCCTTTTTGTCAGCGGGCATTATAGATCATTATGGTCAGCCGATGTATCAGCTGCTCCCTGAACAAACGGTTTATATTTGTAGCACCGCTAAATCCATCTGCTCAGGTCTTCGAGTGGCCTATATCGTGTTTAACGAAGCATTCAAAGACACAATGATGAAGGCCATATACAACGTCAACGTCAAGACATCCTCTTTGGACGCAGAGATCATAACTGAGCTGATTCTGTCAGGAAAAGCGAATACGATTGTTGCAGAGAAAAAACAACTGGCCGAGACGGCCAACCAGTTATTTGCTGAATTCTTCCCAAATACTCTCCACGGGGGACATCCACTGAGTTTTTATCGATGGCTCCCTTTACCAAAAGTTATGCATGAAGCTTATTCTGAAGGTTTTTTCCTGGAAAAAGGGATTCGTGTATTTCATTCCAATCGGTTTCTGAGCGGGGGGAATGCGGAAGAGAACTATCTAAGAATAGCGCTTTCATCCACTAGTTCTTTAGAGGAATTAAGAAGAGGGCTGGAGATTTTAAAAGAGAGCCTTGAATGAATCGGATATTGTCCGGTCTACTGTTAGTCAGCAGCATATGTATGTCTTCCGTATTTCGCCCATGAAAAATCCCCTCCAAGTAGGCTTTAATGTGTTTTTAGACACTGTCTACTTAAAGAGGATAATATCGATATGGCGACTTCTTATGCGTATATGTTACCTTTTGCAGCGGGTAAGTTTAAAAAATACATGATAACTTTGATCCTGAATTTGATACAAGGGAACAAACTTGATGCCATCCAAAACAAATGTCAAAGGACTATCCTTTTGTTCAATGATTTGTTCCAGAAATTCTTGTTCACTGTATGTCCAGGAGATATAATCCTGTTCCTGACTTATTGCTGCCAGTACATACGGTCCATAAGTGAGACTTTTAAGGGTGTGGTCATCGGGAGCGTCAGCCAGTCTCAAGGAGCAGGGCAGCGTCAGCTCGATTTCATCCTTTTTCCATACTTTGTGCAGCATTAAATATCCGTGTTCATACTCCAGATCGCGGCAAGGCACTCCGTTTATCTTTACTTGAACGGGCTCAGATACCCAATCGGGGATTCTGAACATTAGGGTTGTTTCGGGGCCGCCCTCGATATAAAAGCGGACTGTCTCCAAGCCGTCCCGATCCCGCTTCTGCATCAGGCTAAGCCCCTGCTCGCTCCAATCCAGTCGAGAGGGAATGTACAAGTTCACATACAGCCTGTCTTCATCATGAAAATAAATGGCTTCCTGGTATTTAAAATGATTTTCCAGACCGGTTCCATGACAGCAGGTATTTTCATGTGTATCGAATTTCTTGATAGATCCGGGCGCCAGTGGCATAAAGTAGGTGCTGCCGCCCTCCGCTTTTTGGCTATTCTCTGAGGCAAGAATATGGTTATAAAGCGCCTTCTCATAATAATCCATATACGTTTTGCGCGGGTTAAACTGAAAAAGCTCTTTGGTCAGCTTCAACATATTATAGCTCGCACAGGTTTCTGCCGTTTTATCGGTGAGAAAACCGGCAATGGCGTCCGGCTCTCTGAACATTTCCGTCTCTCCGGTGCCTCCGATCGGATAAATGTGGCTTTGTGCCACCATCGTCCAGAAGTTCTCTGCGATATTGTAATAAGCCTTGTCCCCCGCAACCTCAAACAGCTTCAAGGCTCCAATCACCTGCGGAATGTGCTGGTTGGCATGCATATTTCCTAGAGTGTCCACATTCTCCTTCATCGGAAGGAAGAGCTTTTCATTGTCAAAATATTTCGCTGTCACCAAATAATTTTCATTGCCGGTGATCGCATATAATTTGGCCAATACCTCATTCATACCCCCAAATTCCCCGGCAATATACAATGACCACATTTTATGCAGCTGCTCTCTCGGAAGCCGGCTTAGTCGGCTGTGAAGCCAATGGCCCAGCTTATCGCAAATATCCAAAGCCTCCCTCTGGCCCGCAAGCTGGTAACAATCTAGCAGACCGGCCATAATCTTGTGCAACGTATAGTAGGGAGCCCATATTTCCGGATAAGTTGTGTACTGCTCCAGCAGATTAAACTGTTCTTCCGAATACGCGCTCAGGAACCCCCGGCCATAGCCCGTCTGTTCAGACAGGGCTGTTTGGCATTTGCCCAATTCTGCAACCATGTATTGAATTTTCCCGAGTAGCGCGGAGTCCTCCGTGGCATGATAAGCAAGCGCCAGCGCAGAAAGATAGTGTCCAGTGGTATGCCCCTTCAGATTGCATTCCGGAGCATCCCACCCTGTCATCGGCTGTGCTCCTTTGGTGTCGATGGCGGCTGCCTCTCTAAAATTATACAGCATCTGGTCATCGTTCACTGACCGTACAAACTGCAGGAAACGGTTCATAGCTGCTTCAAATTCACTTTCCCTCTCCAGACTTACCTTTTGACCCTTAAATTCCTTCACCCGCTTGACGTGATCCGTTGTTTCCTCAACCTTATCCACCACTTGAACGGTGACTATGGCCTTCAATGGACTTCCTTCCACTTTACCGTGGATCGAGAAAAATCCCGGTTGCCGATAAGCCTCCTCTTTGACTGGGTCCCAGGAAACCTGGCTTACGGTATAACTTCCGGTATCATTTTTTACAATGACGACGGTTGGCAGTTCCGGCTGTTCCCCAACTTTCGTGCGCACGGTCAGTGGATTTACCGCAACGATCTTTGCTTTATATTCTTCCTGGAGAACCGTTGCTTCAAATGTCTTGCGGGTGACCTCTCCTTCATATGTCAACGTTGCGACAACGGCAACTTTCCGGTTGCCTACCCCAAAGGTAGGTCTCGTAACCTTGCCTGTATGACTTATAAATAGTGTTTCTTTCGATTCCCACTGAATGGAAGAACCATACTTCCCCATCAGCGGAAGCTTCAAATCGGCTTCTACAGTATTTAAGTTTCCCAAATAAATCGCATCGCCGTCCAGTTCCGTTATTTCTTTCGCGCTTGCCGATCCGACGGCGTTTTTCCCCAGTTCCATCTCCCATCCGCCTTTCTGTACTCTACGCCTGTGTCACAGCGCCTATTTTTTGTTTGATCCAGTTCTTGCCTTCGATGATCCGTGAAATCACCATGCTAATGGCCGGATCGCCGGTTACATTTACCATAGTGCAAAGCGGGTCTGTAATCGTTCCCAAAATAACCAGGATCGGAACCGCTTCCATCGGAAAGCCGAAGGCGGTACAGATGAATAGTTCCCCAATAAATCCGCCACTTGGGATCGTACCCACAATAATTCCGCTTATCAAGGCTACCAGAACAGCCTTTACCATATCTCCCGTGCCCATCGTCATATTAAAAATTCCGAACAAGAAAATAATTTTGATCATTTGAACGGCGACTACACCATTTTTGTGCATGTTTGCGCCAAGCGGCACGATAATGTCGCCGATTTCATCGGGAATGCCCATTTGCTTCACGGCCAGTCTGTTCACAGGGATGCAAGCCGTACTGCTGCATGTTCCCATCGCCGTGGTCAGCGGCAGCCATATATTTTTCCAAAAACGCTTGATTCCGGTTTTACCTCCGCCAAAATAAGTGGCCAAAAAGGAGAACAGAATGAAAAATAATATACAAAATGCCACGTAAATAATGGACGCCCTGGCAACGGACCAGACAATTTGATTGCCTACCTTTCCGATCAGTGTCGCGAAGTAGCAGGCGATGCCCACAGGAGCATAATACATAACAATGGAAACAATTTTATTCAACACAGAGGATAAACTATTAAGCAATTTGGAAACCGGAGCTCCCTCTTCTCCAATGGAGCTTACGGAAATTCCAAACAGGATTGCAAAAACAATCAAGGCCATCATATGCTTTAAGGATAACAATTCAACGAAATCGCTTACAGTTATCAAACCGACAATGTCCAGCGAAGCAGCCGCCTGATCCTGAACTGCCTTTCCAAAGCTAACTTCAGCGTTCAGGGCCGGATTAAAGATCAGACCGGTGATCAATGCCAAAATAGCCGTAATGATGCCCGTAACCACCACCACCAAAAAGAAAATGCCCAAAATTTTCCCCAGCTTTTTCAAATTGGTCATGCTCGCTATAGAACCGGCTATAGATACAAACACCAGCGGCACAATGATCACAAATACCATGTTCAGAAAAACATCTGCAAAGGGCTGCAGGACTGCGGATTTTTCACCCATAATCGTGCCAGCGATCGCGCCCACTAAAACTCCAGCCAGCAGTATAATCGAGAATTTATAGTTTTTTAAGACTTGCACCCTTCTTCCCCCCAGGTAAATATGAATAATAGGCTCATTCCGTCGACTGAATGAAAGCGCTAAACTTTTTAAGCGGACCGACTTATTGATATAAGTATGACACCCTGGAAGGGGGATTAAAATCATTAAAATAAACAAAAAATATAATATTATTAGCCTTAAAAATATAACATTATTATCATTTTCATTTTTTTTGATTCGTGAATATCATACTTATTTCCAGCCTGAATTTTGAATTTATTGATCATTCCGACGTTTTTATGCTATGGTTTATATAATAAAATTGATTTGAGGTGGCAGAATTGCTATACATCCATTTCAGTTGTCCTCCCTTGCCTCATCTTATCGTCGGGGGGATATCGCTGTTCCGAAAAGGAGATCTTCACGAACGTCGCGTTCTTGAGCATACCTTTGACCTGATATTCGTCTTTTCGGGAGCTCTTTATCTGGAAGAGGATGGGTGCAAATATACGATCGAGCCCGGCCAATATTTAATTTTGACACCTGGCAACTTGCATAAAGGCTACAAAGCCTGTACTTCCGATACGACCTTCTCCTGGGTTCATTTTTATACAACGGGAGATTTCTTCTATTCTGAGAATCCCATCACACATGTCGATTCCAAAATGAACAAAACGAAATACTATAAAAAAGATGTATTTTATATTTCGCTTCCCCAATACGGAAGGATTGACGACAGTCTGCACGAAATCCTCAAGAATTATATGGACAGCATTTCCCAAGTCAAAATTGACAAATATCATAATGAGAAGCTGTTTTATTCATCGACAAAATCCCAGATCGAATACCAGCAGTTATTTCTGAAAATACTAACGATTTTTTGCGATTTACGAGAACACGAAAAAGAAAAGGAACTGGCTGAGGAAGTTTTCGATTATTTTTCTTCGCATTATCAGAACGCTTTCGATTTGAACGAGCTTGCCGCCAAGTATTCCTTTCATCCGGCTCATATCATTCGCTCCGTCAAGAAAAAATACGGACTGAGCCCTTTGCAATTGCTGCTCTCCATCAGGGTCCAAAAAGCAATGAAGCTCCTGGCAGAAGAACGTCACTCCGTTGGGGAAATCGCATCCCTTGTCGGCTTTACCGACTCTTCTTACTTTTGCAAGCAGTTCAAAAAAATCACTTCTGTAACACCTTTGCAATACCGCAATCAGACGCGACAGCAAGGCTTTGATACATGAAAGGAGGAAAGAACATGTCCACAATTAAGGAAGTTTCAGATAGTACAGGCATCTCTGCTTACACGCTTCGTTATTATGAGCGGGAAGGTATACTGCCTGGTGTTAAACGTGATCCGAGCGGAAATCGCTTATACGATGAAGAAAGCCTGGAGTGGCTGTATTTTATTCTGGCGCTGCGGTCGACCGGTATGCCGCTTGTCGAAATCAAGCAATATGTGGATTTATACCTGGAAGGCGAAAGCACACTCAAATCTCGCAAACAAATGATGCTTAAACATAAGAAAAAAGTAGAGAAAGATCTCTTGCAAACTTACAAATATTTGGAGCAGATCAATTACAAACTGGCGTTATACGATGTGCAGGAAAAAGAATTATCGAAAATGATGCCCTAGACCAGCCTCATTATAAGTGTTTCTATCGGAACCAAGCGTGCTCATCGGAAGGGTCACGCGCTTTTTTGGGCAAATTTCTTAGAGTCTACTCTAAACAATTTGCCCTTGTTTTTCCCCGTTTTTGGTGAAATTTATTTTAAATTTTCATATAAACAGCGATTATTCAAGGTTTCTCAACTTGTGTCACTGATTTTGACCAGGGCTTGACTTACAGTTGACTCCACTTGGTACTCTAAAGTCGAGCCAGTAACGACTGGCTACAAAAAACAAAGGGGAATCCGATATGAATACAAAAGTAGCCATCATCACAGGCGCCAGCAGCGGAATGGGGGCAGCTACGGCCAAGCTCCTTGCTAAAAACGACATAAAAGTTATGCTGGCAGCCCGCCGTGAAGACCGTTTACAGCAGCTGACGGATGAAATCCGCAACACTGGAGGTGAAGCCAGCTACAAAGTGACGGACGTAACCTCTCGTGCCGACGTTGAGTCGCTGGCGGAAGCAGCAATAAAAACCTACGGCCAAATCGACATCATGATTAACAACGCTGGGATCATGCCACTTTCGTTTTTCAGACATTTAAAGGTCGCATGATTGATGTGAACATAAAAGGCGTCCTCTATGGGATGGCAGCAGTGTACAGGCATATGGAAGAACGCAATGAGGGACATATCATTAATTTCTCCTCTATTGCAGGACACTTGACCTTTCCTTCCAGCTCCGTCTACAGCGCAACCAAACATGCAGTCCGGGTGTTCACGGAAGGCATGCGGACAGAAATGGGAGCCAAACAGAATATTCGGACGACCCTCATCTCCCCTGGTGCAGTGGAAACCGAATTGTACAGCACTATTACCGACAACTCGATTTATCCTACATTGGAGAAATTAGGAAGTCAGGAATGGGACCAACTTGACCCAGGCGACATTGCCAACACCGTGCTGTTTGCGATCCAGCAGCCGACTAATGTGACAATAAACGAACTGATTGTCCGCCCCACGTCACAGAGCTTATAATCCGTAACAAGTAACCCTTAATTTATATAGTTGAAGTGCTTTTTATCCATACAATTAGTTCACCTAATCGGTTATGATACCAAGTTCTTGTCCTCTGCCAGGGACAAGAACTTGTATCGTTAAAACAAAAAAGCCGCCACTTTGGCGACTTTTTATGCGACTAT
This DNA window, taken from Paenibacillus kribbensis, encodes the following:
- a CDS encoding PLP-dependent aminotransferase family protein, which produces MPFNSFEHYPMSWKPDKDRLQRPLYRSLALLLEHDIRHGFLAPGTKLPPQRELADFLDVNFTTITRAYKLCELKGLIHGVTGSGTFVSANAAQSVTISKDPSSNVYIDLGFVASFEQTNDLVTETVKHVVEKSYLEQLLNYNDPAGIPHQKLAALNWMKAFGIQADTEHMAIVSGAQNALAITLFALFEPGNRIAVDLYTYANFIEVSKMLRIKLVPIPGDEYGMLPESLEDQCSQSNVHGVFLMPSCANPTAIMIPEKRKKELAQVIQKHRLILIEDDIHAFLSAGIIDHYGQPMYQLLPEQTVYICSTAKSICSGLRVAYIVFNEAFKDTMMKAIYNVNVKTSSLDAEIITELILSGKANTIVAEKKQLAETANQLFAEFFPNTLHGGHPLSFYRWLPLPKVMHEAYSEGFFLEKGIRVFHSNRFLSGGNAEENYLRIALSSTSSLEELRRGLEILKESLE
- a CDS encoding beta-L-arabinofuranosidase domain-containing protein; its protein translation is MELGKNAVGSASAKEITELDGDAIYLGNLNTVEADLKLPLMGKYGSSIQWESKETLFISHTGKVTRPTFGVGNRKVAVVATLTYEGEVTRKTFEATVLQEEYKAKIVAVNPLTVRTKVGEQPELPTVVIVKNDTGSYTVSQVSWDPVKEEAYRQPGFFSIHGKVEGSPLKAIVTVQVVDKVEETTDHVKRVKEFKGQKVSLERESEFEAAMNRFLQFVRSVNDDQMLYNFREAAAIDTKGAQPMTGWDAPECNLKGHTTGHYLSALALAYHATEDSALLGKIQYMVAELGKCQTALSEQTGYGRGFLSAYSEEQFNLLEQYTTYPEIWAPYYTLHKIMAGLLDCYQLAGQREALDICDKLGHWLHSRLSRLPREQLHKMWSLYIAGEFGGMNEVLAKLYAITGNENYLVTAKYFDNEKLFLPMKENVDTLGNMHANQHIPQVIGALKLFEVAGDKAYYNIAENFWTMVAQSHIYPIGGTGETEMFREPDAIAGFLTDKTAETCASYNMLKLTKELFQFNPRKTYMDYYEKALYNHILASENSQKAEGGSTYFMPLAPGSIKKFDTHENTCCHGTGLENHFKYQEAIYFHDEDRLYVNLYIPSRLDWSEQGLSLMQKRDRDGLETVRFYIEGGPETTLMFRIPDWVSEPVQVKINGVPCRDLEYEHGYLMLHKVWKKDEIELTLPCSLRLADAPDDHTLKSLTYGPYVLAAISQEQDYISWTYSEQEFLEQIIEQKDSPLTFVLDGIKFVPLYQIQDQSYHVFFKLTRCKR
- a CDS encoding dicarboxylate/amino acid:cation symporter codes for the protein MQVLKNYKFSIILLAGVLVGAIAGTIMGEKSAVLQPFADVFLNMVFVIIVPLVFVSIAGSIASMTNLKKLGKILGIFFLVVVVTGIITAILALITGLIFNPALNAEVSFGKAVQDQAAASLDIVGLITVSDFVELLSLKHMMALIVFAILFGISVSSIGEEGAPVSKLLNSLSSVLNKIVSIVMYYAPVGIACYFATLIGKVGNQIVWSVARASIIYVAFCILFFILFSFLATYFGGGKTGIKRFWKNIWLPLTTAMGTCSSTACIPVNRLAVKQMGIPDEIGDIIVPLGANMHKNGVVAVQMIKIIFLFGIFNMTMGTGDMVKAVLVALISGIIVGTIPSGGFIGELFICTAFGFPMEAVPILVILGTITDPLCTMVNVTGDPAISMVISRIIEGKNWIKQKIGAVTQA
- a CDS encoding MerR family transcriptional regulator translates to MSTIKEVSDSTGISAYTLRYYEREGILPGVKRDPSGNRLYDEESLEWLYFILALRSTGMPLVEIKQYVDLYLEGESTLKSRKQMMLKHKKKVEKDLLQTYKYLEQINYKLALYDVQEKELSKMMP
- a CDS encoding helix-turn-helix domain-containing protein: MAELLYIHFSCPPLPHLIVGGISLFRKGDLHERRVLEHTFDLIFVFSGALYLEEDGCKYTIEPGQYLILTPGNLHKGYKACTSDTTFSWVHFYTTGDFFYSENPITHVDSKMNKTKYYKKDVFYISLPQYGRIDDSLHEILKNYMDSISQVKIDKYHNEKLFYSSTKSQIEYQQLFLKILTIFCDLREHEKEKELAEEVFDYFSSHYQNAFDLNELAAKYSFHPAHIIRSVKKKYGLSPLQLLLSIRVQKAMKLLAEERHSVGEIASLVGFTDSSYFCKQFKKITSVTPLQYRNQTRQQGFDT